The DNA sequence GGACGCGGTTGAGCAGCGTTTGCACGGCCTTGAAGGGCGGCAAGGACTTCATGTGTACGGCGAAAATGAAGGTGAGGTTGAGTTTAGGCTCGACAGTGCCGTCGTGAGTGGTCAAACACGCCTTGGCGATATCTTTGGCGAGCTAATGGCGCACGCAGCCCTCAACGCGGTagtgcggcagcgtctctTACCAGCCGCCTTTCTGCACGTACGTGAGTTGCACTTGAGCAGCACGGGGCTGACAGACGCTGGGGCGCGTGGTCTGTGCATGAGCGTGCGGCGAGGACGGACGCACACGGGGATGCTGGCCTCTTTGGTGGTGCTGAACCTGTCAGACAACTTGATGACTGTACGGGGGTGTGTGCGGGTAATTTCAACCTTTCTCTTGGATGACGACGCCAAGGGCGATGTGGATGCAACACGGAGCAGCCCAGCTTCGCCTGGCACCGCGACCGCTACTCGTGGGCCTATGCGAATCGCGCCCTTAACCGCCTTGGCGCTGCAGCGTAATGCTGGCATTGAAAGTTCCAGAAGCGATGGCACGGCCGCTGGGATGAATGGTGGCAGCAACGATGGCGCGGATAACGCAGAGTATCTGCAGCAGGTGTgcacggcggcagagaaggcgGTACTGCGACGCGCTACACTGCGCTCCGCCGCGTGCCTGAATCAGgcctgcaggagcagcagtaccGAGACGAGAAATGCTGCGACCCAGGAAGAGCAGGTGCCGTCCTTGACAGTGTACTTCAGTGCACCTCCCCCGTGGGCAGCAACGCGGCCCATGAGTAGCAGCGTTGTTGGCGACCCGCGCCCACCATCGACTTTCCTATCGTCTGCGGCGAGCATGGACGTTTTTTATGCTGGGTGCGATTATCAAGGCGACGCCTATTGCACGTGCCCGTGCAGTCGCTTCTATGTGCCCAAGCCTGCATCAGCCGAGGCCACGCATAGGGAAGACCCCAACGGTGCGGGGCTGCCCTAttcatcgcagcagcagcagtggacgTCAGCCGCAGCCTCACGTATACTGGCCGGCGCAGCGACCGCACGCGGAGGTCAAGCAGTCTCGACGTTGGCAGTGCCGGAGGCGAttcgcagcgacagcggcgctctcAGCGTTGGTGTCACTCCTACCACTGGCGTGAAGCAGCAAAACCACACGCCCGCCGGCCCTCGACGCAGCCTTTTCGCTTCACTGGATGCGCCACGCGATGCTGTCGCTTCTGCGATgacggccgccgctgtcggcgccAGGGCAGGGGGCGAGTGCTCCAACGGGCCGGTCAACACAACATCGCTTCACCATTTGTGGAACTGCACAAACGACATGGCGGCTACTACCGCTATCTCCTTAGCTTCGgtttcctcctcgtccttctctttcgcacCAACGCTACCGTCAGCTTCAAtgtctgcggcggcagctacGCGGCATACCTCAGACTTGGGTGCCGCTGACGCCGATCGCCGCTtcatgctgctgcagcaacagcagcaggcgggCCAGCCGTCACGTCGTGAGAGCAATTTCTCGGTGTCCGGTGGAGCGTCCTTTGGTGAGCTCTTCATGAGCAAGTCAGAGGAAACCCTGCCTCTGACCTTGGGAGCACCGAACAGCATTGAATtctccgacgcagcggctgcggcgcctaTGGGCGTGGACGTGGACATGAGCAGCACACTTGCGTCGACCACCGTCAGTGCAAAACACACGGGTGGACGGCGTGCGAGACTGTGGCGTACTCGCACCTTCGTGCTCTCCTATGACCACCCGGCTGGGCATTTGCTCTGTCGTGCTTTGGGTGTACTGCTTCGACCAGCGCCGGACGCCGTTGGCGAGGGGGCCCGTGCTGCCCTCGACAAGGACCTGCTAGATGCACTGAAGCGCGCGTTGGCAGCCTTTACAGCACGCTCAACCTCTGAGCAGGACAACGAcgagggtggtggcggcggcggtggtggtgcaggcaaggccgcgagcaccaccgtcgtggaggtggtgcactACCTTCCTCCTGAGTCGTCCTCGGCTACCGTGGCGGATGGCGGTGACCCGAACCAgcgggaggcagaggccCACTGGATGCGTTTCAAGGTGACGACAAACGAGCGGAAAGGGGTCATAGCGCAGCTTCTGCAAGAGGTACTGAACGTGCCACTGTCTGAGCAGCGTGCGTGCTTTGAGCGGCTTCTGCAGTTCGTTGGTCAGCACGTAAAGTGTGGTGAGGAGCTGGATAGCGAGCCGTCCGCGGAGGATTTGTGGGATCCGGTGCGCGCAATCGAGCGGGCGGCGCGGtcatcggcggcggtgcgggcAAGGCTTGAGATTGCCTACGGTGGAGATGCTGCGACTGccgtgcacacacgccatcAGTACTACGACGCTGCCGATGCAACCCTCGCTCCAATCAGTGatgccggtggtggtgctgcggctgcaccggGTGCTGAACTGAACGGCACCGACAACACAGAGGGTGTCGTGCGCCTCGACCACCTCTACTCCGCCTTGTGGAAAGAGCTGGGGTTGCCAGTTAGTGGCACAGCGAGGGATGCACTGCCGCATgcgcctgcctctctctgcatcaaggaagaggaagcggaggcacCGGTCAGCGGCGATCGACGACCTCAATTGCTTGACAGGAGAGCTAGTGGTGGCGATCTTTACATGTTTCCTCCCACCTCGTGCGACGCGACTTCACGTCGATCCTCAGAAGCTGCCATCCCACTGTCAGTGCCGCCATCCGCTGCggtgcatcagcagcgactccACGTCGTCAATTTATACGACCGAGGGAGCAGTGAATTGAAGCTACGGGAGTGGGAGAGTTTACCAGCACTCCTGCGAGAAGGGCAACGCGACGATGCTTTcgcatctgccgctgccactggcgACGACCAAGGCGACATGGAGAGGGCAGAGGACGACAGGGAGACGTCGGCGGGCTCGGCGAGTGTGACCACACCTGAGAAGCAGCTCAGCTACGCCCGCGACATGGAGctcggcggcactgctgcagagcTCTTACCACCGCTATTTGCGCTTGGCGATTCGAATGCGGAGGCACCACAGCAAGGCTCCCCGCCGGTGGGTGTGGCACTCACCGACCAGCTCATGAGGTTGTCGCCACCACTGGAGACATGCAATACGGCCggggctgcagtggcgccgtcattttctcagcagcagcagcagcaagtcccccgtgcctctcttgcggcggcagaagacgagaaggggcagcagcacatggACGACGATAGCGGTGAAAGTGATATGCCCCGTGTCGTGACGTCTCGGCTGCGCATCGGCCAGCAGAGCGGCGAGGagcgaagcggcagcagcggcgaggctgGAAGCTCAGTGGggggctgcagcgccatgtTGTCCCGACCACAGCAGGAGCTGTCTGAGGGGCGACAGCACACTCAACCTGGGCTGGCCCACCCTGGTGTTACGGGTGTACAAGCGGAAGAagcggagggcgaggaggacatcGTCATCGCGCCTCCAATCCGGGTACAGCGCCGTTCCAGCCAGCTAGTGGGCCGAATCAAGACCTTCACGCTCTCCTATACCCACCAGGAGGGGACGGCAGTGTGCCGCGCGTGGCGACTGCTCCACAGTGCCATGCACGTGTACCGAAGCAAAAGCGCCAACTCCAACAGCGCCTCGTGTGACGCCTCAGTGGATGTCGTAGCGCCAATCTCGCCGCCTGCCTCGTTGTCTCTTTCAGTCCTTGCAAAGGAGGCTCAGAAGTGTCTGTGTGACGACTTCCTCGCTTTCCTGCAGCCACCCGACGAGGACATTGAGCATGGCGTGCTGTCCGTGTCGCTGAACTGTGACAGCagcgtggcgacggcgatgctgcaggtACAGGTGCAGACAAAtgagcgccgcgctgccctGGCAGACCGCCTACAGCACAGCAACCATGGCGTTCGTCGCAGTGTGGGACGcgaccaccgcagcggctTGGTGCCGCTCAgtgtgcaggaggtggaCCGGTTCTACTTCCCGCGACTCACACATCTGCTTCGCCAGTATAAGACGGTTGCCGACATGGTGGTGCAAGTGCAGACCTTTTTGCAGCcgcgcgcggcgctgcaggaccgGCTTCTGCAGAGCTATGGAAGCATCGCAGCGCTTGTGCACTACTATCATGGTAGctcagctgcgctggagcATGAGTTAGGGATCTCGTCCTGGCAAGTGCTCATGGACCCCACGCCGCTGGGCACCGCcagagcgcagcagctggccgaCGATGTTTTGTCCCCAACAGTGGCGGTGGACCGCGTACAGAGGCGCAGAAACGTCGTGGCCGAGGAGGGCTatcaaggcggcggcgcactcTGTGAGGGCAAGCCGCGCACCCCCAACCCCCAACCACAGCCGGCTACGGCaggcgcgccgcagctgtcTCGTCTGGCTTCAGCCAATGACGGTGCTAGTGGTGCCACCAACCTGCAGGGCCGTCCGCCACCCCATCCGCGCCGCCTGCCTACGCCGCCGCACGCCATcacgcacaccagcagcatcTCGTTTGATGAGGTAACAGAGGATTCAACCAGCGAGGAGGGTCCTGTGGTAGTGCTGCGTTGCACGACGCCGACCAAAACCTCGCACTCACCCTCCACACCTAAGTCTTTCCACGTGCAGTACACATCTGGCATGCACCAGCAGGTATTCTCCAcgacatcgccgccgcgccctGTAGTTGAGGGCGTGTCGGAGCGTGGCGCATTGAACGAGTCTGGTGACTACCTGGACGCGGGCACCGACACTGGCCTGGTATCGCCCCTGACGGCCATATCCAGCACAGCCGGGTCACCgagccagcagcacctgggCTTGTCGCTTGAGCacccagcagcaacaggggCGGTTGCCCCATCGGAGAATTCGCTTTCTACCCAACCTGTGCCGCATCTCTTGCTGCAGCCCGCGGGTGACAaagatgcggcggcggccccgCCTGGTGCAAAGAGTGGATGTGATAGCAGGCAGTACCACTATAGTGAGGCCAGCGGTAGCGCGACCACCGCAGCCGTACCcgtgtcgtcgtcttcaccGCTAGTAATGTCGGCGCCAAAGACAAAGACTATTGTCGGCAGTTCCACCGGCGGATCCCTGGCGCCACCATTTCAGCAGCTGGCAGAGTACAATCACTCCAACGCTGGCGGTAACAGCAACGCCACTTTGCAACCACCACAAGTGAACCCACGTCGGCTTGTTGCCGCGGCTGGAGCCAGAGACTCTAGTTCCGTCACTGGTTTGGACCAGTGCAAGTCGGAGTATGAGCGCGTGCTGCAGGGCAAGTACAAACGTCTAATGAGAGTCGCCTACGACGGAGTGGTGCGCGGCAGTGTCCCGCTAGACCCGCAACATCAGCAGAAAACCGTCATTGGTCGTGGCAAATGGGGCGCACAGAAGGTGGAGCTGTCGTTGGAGTGGGAGATCTTGTTTGTACTGACGTTTGAGAAGAGTCGCAAGCTGGGCCGCAGCTCACGGCGGGCGCAGATGTTGGTGCACCCGGTGGGCTGCGGCTTCGAGTGTGCGGCGGGCGACGATCTGAGCCGCACAGCCTCCAGCGGCATCTTCTGCGGTGGTgacgccccctccccgcaATCTTCCGCCATCAGCGGCGAGCTGGGTGACTGCGGACATCACCCGTCGATGATGCCAATGTCAAAGATGCCGCGCAAGAAGGAGCCGTCCAGGTCGGCGGCGTCTCACCTTATCATAACAATTCAACGGCCGTTTACGCCGGATGAGGTCGGTTCCTCTTCGCATAACATGGAGGAGACAGTGATGGCTGGTGCGCTTCTCACCGTTTCGTCATCGAAGCCAGGGCGGCTTCTCGGTGGCGGAAGCGACGATACTAGCAACACATCTCGAGCGAGCGTCGGTGCCAACCAGGCGGTACAGGAGTACGTGTTTCAGCTTTGTCAACCCTCCCTCACGCTGGTCATTGAGATGAAGAGCTCCAAGcacgtgcaggaggcgctccGCCTATTGAAGAACAGCATTCGACGCGCTACGCAAGCTGTGAATAAGTCGATGCTGAACGCGCAAATACCACCACCGGTGCTCACATCTTCGTCACTGCCTGTAGGTCACCACGGACCACCGAGCTAGACGGGCGATGCTGCACACCTTCTGTCACCTACTCTCTCAGGTGTCCCTATCGTGACTCTCCGTGTCGCTTCTCAGCATAGGCGGTGTGCACCGAGCAGTAACGGCGTCTCCGAGAGGTGCGGTGTGGCGACTCCATGAGTGGGACGCTGCTCATTGGGGGTTCGGTGACGACTGCAGTTTTTTGTTCGTTGTTTTGTATGGTTGTGCTCTCGTATCTCTCCATGTATGGCGCGCGGCGGTGTCTCGTTGTCCCCTGCCTCCTtacttccctcccccctttctctggATGTGCGTGCCCACGTTGTCTCCACGcacgctcttcttctcttcgttttcccCATCCATTCCATCACTTTTCAACCGCTGGGCAGCGCATGTTTCCCACCCGCACGAGACATGTGCGGATCGGAAGTATGatggcgcgcgcgtgtgcgcactCCTCAACTGGAGTGGAGGAAAAAGGGTAAGGCGCGGATATGCAATATGCACGGAATGCcatgtgcctgtgcgcaTGTTGTGGGGCCTCCTCATTCATGCCTTTTATTTCTTCTGCGTGGATACCCACACCGTGCGGCATGACGCAGGCGCCACATTGGTATCGTCTTCCCCagactcttctctctcccttgtcaTCATTCATGaatgcggtggtggcgggctGTCATGCACATGTCTGCTCCCGCGGCGGTGCAAACGCCTGTGCTGTGGGCCCGACGTGTCGTGGGGCGTTAATGTGTGCGTAGGGAACTGCGGCCTACTCTCTgacccgcccccccccccccccatcacTACTACCCGCTCCAACTGCAACCGTCCACTTCTCGccacgctctctcttcttttctgtcTTGCTGTGTTGCAACGGTGAACGCTCACATGCGTCGATGAGTTTCGCGTGCTTGTGCACCCTCACACGTGCGCgcctacacgcacatgcatcAATGCACGCCGTTGCGAATGGCCTGCACCATACGTACCCCCACCCAGTCACTCCCAGGGGATACATACAAGGGCAGCTCtcctttgtttcttttcttgccTCCTCAACCTTcatctttgctctctccgaccgtaggaggaggggggatgggaCTGCATTGAGcacatccctctctctcttcccgcgcgcgcacgtgtgccgGCCGCTCCGCGCTGATCATCATCTTGTATTGCTGCTACCGCCATGTACAAGAAGGCTCTGAACGCGTTCTTCCTGAAGGTGCACCCCGACTTCTTTCACCAcaatgtgcagcagcaaacTGTGAACCAGAACtcagtggcgcagctcaaTGAATTGCTTGCGTGGGCGAGGGAGTTCAAACAGGGGACTCTGCGCTCACCACCAGCTACGtccatctccttcagcttctaCCGTCGCATCGACGACAAAGAGGATggcagcgccaacgccgccaccatGCAGCGGTCAGCGTGCGCAAGTGGTGCccgaagcagcggcggtgatcAGTCAATGGGGTCCCTCTTCACGAAGCAAGCAGGTCAGCCCGCCGATTGGCCGTCAGATGGCAGTGGCTTTGACGACTctggcgctggtggcagcgcgtCATCGCGCCACGACTCCCAAACGGCTCTCATCCACTCTACGTTTGAACTTCCGCAGGGCTTTGTGGCAAGTGAGTCGAACCGTGGCCTGGTGGAGCGCGCCGTGAATAAGTTCTTGCGCGACTTGCTGCGTCGAGCCGAGTGCATCGACTCCGTGACAGCGTCCATGTCAGTCGCAGAAgacgcggctgcggcgcggcgggaGGCAAAACCGttgcgtcgtcgtcatcaaACGGATCCGCgggtgaagagaaagagtgGCGGCAAGACCCTCCTGGACGAGGCGAGTGAGGCCATGACGATGCAGTGGACACTGACAAGTGTCCCCACCCTCGAGGAGCTGATGGACGCCGATCAGGTG is a window from the Leishmania panamensis strain MHOM/PA/94/PSC-1 chromosome 26 sequence genome containing:
- a CDS encoding hypothetical protein (TriTrypDB/GeneDB-style sysID: LpmP.26.1840) codes for the protein MQPERRDLALRRGHGEVAEEAEVVAGVTRSSSHAPAHHAEAEEDDEVGGSTETIAIGHLTLRSFTEEYSRFSTEGTVGWVGLQTHLRCHTQSSQIFTLDLTCCHMRRDQWTWFTQDILPQLRVLEVLHLVQMHLEDEAVVELVRGSCGLSAAADGRRTASRSWQQSPSSESLHGCGGSGDGSGSDGRTMPSAPLAHLRVLDLSGNAVTQRSCTHLGKMMLWMAGTLEEVRLLGNPLKDYGMQTLSVYVSKLNLETLEQDSSLFPAALRELCAQVRQTCRRGHAERSGVSGVASSSAQSAAAAGVVHAGRSEDEGRGDASDLVAGLPLGPVLLDLRDCRASVRGLSEMLAAASRAHRLRTLVLSHNVAGVTSLLPLPASEYHGAANLAKEEEEVVSEEREARPRCSADRGPQPQPQPLPLPHRLRLVKTPLVYSGALMRRKLTAFSDMAVFTTSCALSTLVLYGVPLSQTCSPLGFRELLLNIFFSCPLLDLVDLSDTFEWSLLPPEARLALLTEGNRRDAVEQRLHGLEGRQGLHVYGENEGEVEFRLDSAVVSGQTRLGDIFGELMAHAALNAVVRQRLLPAAFLHVRELHLSSTGLTDAGARGLCMSVRRGRTHTGMLASLVVLNLSDNLMTVRGCVRVISTFLLDDDAKGDVDATRSSPASPGTATATRGPMRIAPLTALALQRNAGIESSRSDGTAAGMNGGSNDGADNAEYLQQVCTAAEKAVLRRATLRSAACLNQACRSSSTETRNAATQEEQVPSLTVYFSAPPPWAATRPMSSSVVGDPRPPSTFLSSAASMDVFYAGCDYQGDAYCTCPCSRFYVPKPASAEATHREDPNGAGLPYSSQQQQWTSAAASRILAGAATARGGQAVSTLAVPEAIRSDSGALSVGVTPTTGVKQQNHTPAGPRRSLFASLDAPRDAVASAMTAAAVGARAGGECSNGPVNTTSLHHLWNCTNDMAATTAISLASVSSSSFSFAPTLPSASMSAAAATRHTSDLGAADADRRFMLLQQQQQAGQPSRRESNFSVSGGASFGELFMSKSEETLPLTLGAPNSIEFSDAAAAAPMGVDVDMSSTLASTTVSAKHTGGRRARLWRTRTFVLSYDHPAGHLLCRALGVLLRPAPDAVGEGARAALDKDLLDALKRALAAFTARSTSEQDNDEGGGGGGGGAGKAASTTVVEVVHYLPPESSSATVADGGDPNQREAEAHWMRFKVTTNERKGVIAQLLQEVLNVPLSEQRACFERLLQFVGQHVKCGEELDSEPSAEDLWDPVRAIERAARSSAAVRARLEIAYGGDAATAVHTRHQYYDAADATLAPISDAGGGAAAAPGAELNGTDNTEGVVRLDHLYSALWKELGLPVSGTARDALPHAPASLCIKEEEAEAPVSGDRRPQLLDRRASGGDLYMFPPTSCDATSRRSSEAAIPLSVPPSAAVHQQRLHVVNLYDRGSSELKLREWESLPALLREGQRDDAFASAAATGDDQGDMERAEDDRETSAGSASVTTPEKQLSYARDMELGGTAAELLPPLFALGDSNAEAPQQGSPPVGVALTDQLMRLSPPLETCNTAGAAVAPSFSQQQQQQVPRASLAAAEDEKGQQHMDDDSGESDMPRVVTSRLRIGQQSGEERSGSSGEAGSSVGGCSAMLSRPQQELSEGRQHTQPGLAHPGVTGVQAEEAEGEEDIVIAPPIRVQRRSSQLVGRIKTFTLSYTHQEGTAVCRAWRLLHSAMHVYRSKSANSNSASCDASVDVVAPISPPASLSLSVLAKEAQKCLCDDFLAFLQPPDEDIEHGVLSVSLNCDSSVATAMLQVQVQTNERRAALADRLQHSNHGVRRSVGRDHRSGLVPLSVQEVDRFYFPRLTHLLRQYKTVADMVVQVQTFLQPRAALQDRLLQSYGSIAALVHYYHGSSAALEHELGISSWQVLMDPTPLGTARAQQLADDVLSPTVAVDRVQRRRNVVAEEGYQGGGALCEGKPRTPNPQPQPATAGAPQLSRLASANDGASGATNLQGRPPPHPRRLPTPPHAITHTSSISFDEVTEDSTSEEGPVVVLRCTTPTKTSHSPSTPKSFHVQYTSGMHQQVFSTTSPPRPVVEGVSERGALNESGDYLDAGTDTGLVSPLTAISSTAGSPSQQHLGLSLEHPAATGAVAPSENSLSTQPVPHLLLQPAGDKDAAAAPPGAKSGCDSRQYHYSEASGSATTAAVPVSSSSPLVMSAPKTKTIVGSSTGGSLAPPFQQLAEYNHSNAGGNSNATLQPPQVNPRRLVAAAGARDSSSVTGLDQCKSEYERVLQGKYKRLMRVAYDGVVRGSVPLDPQHQQKTVIGRGKWGAQKVELSLEWEILFVLTFEKSRKLGRSSRRAQMLVHPVGCGFECAAGDDLSRTASSGIFCGGDAPSPQSSAISGELGDCGHHPSMMPMSKMPRKKEPSRSAASHLIITIQRPFTPDEVGSSSHNMEETVMAGALLTVSSSKPGRLLGGGSDDTSNTSRASVGANQAVQEYVFQLCQPSLTLVIEMKSSKHVQEALRLLKNSIRRATQAVNKSMLNAQIPPPVLTSSSLPVGHHGPPS